From the Melanotaenia boesemani isolate fMelBoe1 chromosome 9, fMelBoe1.pri, whole genome shotgun sequence genome, the window TAAAAGGAATGACCATATTAATTCAAAAAGGATGTGGAGTTTGTTCTGAGTGCCTCCTTTTTTCAGTTAAACATCTTGTTAGAGCACAGTATGTTATAAAGTAAGAACTAAGATCTTGAAGCCTGTATTTCAAACTTCTTTAACACTTGTAATCTTTTATTACTTTACTTCTGACTTTTATGTTCACACCaatcttcttcttccttctgaTTCTCATCTCTGATCTTTTCTCTCCTCCAGTTGTCCCACAAGCCCAGTAAGTTGTCTCCGGCTCAAATCCGCCGTCTGAGCTCTCAGGTGGACATTACTCGCTTGTGGGAAACTCACCTGCGTCCAATCCTTAGAGAGAGGGTCCCAGGGACACAAGGCAGTCTGACTGTACAGCAGgtgtgtgtaaatattaatAGATTCCTCTTATTAAAACACACCTcccttttatatatatttttttaccctGTTTTCTGCTATAGCACATCACCTCCACCCTGTCTTCACTGTCTGCTGGCTGGTCCATAGACCTGGACTCTTTCCAGTCTCCAACGCCTCGTGGCCAGGTCACCTTCACCAACATTGTTGCCACTCTGGACCCCACCGCCTCGCGGAGGCTCCTCATGGCCTGCCACTATGACTCTAAAGTCCTGCCTCCAGACCCACAGGCCTCAGAAAGGGTGTTTCTGGGGGCCAGTGACTCTGCAGTCCCCTGTGCTATGATCCTGGAGCTCGCTACCTCTCTGGATTCACAGCTCAAGTCATTCAAACAGCAGGTGTGTGGAAGTCCTGCACAGACTGCAGCTGGAGCAGAAGTAGACAGATTGTGTTCTTATATATGCATTACTGTTTTCCACCTATAGTGAGGTGTAAAGATGTGAGATGCTGACGAGTGTTTTCTCTCCCCCCTTACACTCTCCTTTCATTGCTCTGCCTCTGAGGCTGCAGTGtaggaaagaaaaatgctgaCTCTAGCTTCCATTCTGAGTGCAGCAGTCATCTGTATGTAACACTTTCTCTCCAGAGACTGTGATTTACAGTACGATGTTGTTGTAAGAATACACACTGCGACAGTATTGCAGAATAAGAAAACTGgccttgttttctgtttgttcagttttaaattGATCATACATGAAATTGTATATTTAAATTTGacattctgcattttattaacttGCTTATCTGCTTCCAGAAACTTCCAGTCTCTCTTCAGCTTGTGTTTTTTGACGGCGAAGAGTCATTTGAAGAATGGACAGCCACAGATTCGCTGTACGGCTCTCGTCACCTAGCAGAGCTCATGGCTAACATGCCTCACCCTGCAGCCCCCTCGCACGCCACCATGCTCCAAGCTGTGGTGAGgacactgcagacacaaatacacactcacTGTGGTTGTCCCTGATACCTCGAGTCAGATACATTCTGAATTATACATGACAAGGCTGAATTTAGTGAGCCGCTGTAACAAGTTAACTGAATTCATAAGTTGATGAAATATAccttataatataatatttgcTTCATCTTGGTGTCTAGGAGCATGTGTCCAAGGTCAAGAATTCTCAATTAAATGTGGTATCTATTCTGGTGCTGGAAATAGTGATATTAGCTTGAAGGATACATAAGAGTGTTGGCTTGGAGCTGgtaactgggtgggctgttggtccttttgggattttttctcaggtgagtgacgcTATGGGgtggtggaggtctgcgctccgctctgagtgcttctagttgaAGTAGTGAAGGGACTTCTGAACTGACCAAAGGCTGCAGACCATCTTAATGATATATGACGTTTTCTAAGTTTGCAGGATGAAATATATCTATGAAAAAATTTTGTTGTAATGAGTGATTTTCAATTTTGTTTCCaaattttataaattaactCAAGTCATGACAGACACAACCCATGATCATGTATTATTTGCatttagaaatactttattaatccttttggagagtcctcagggaagtTTGGGGAACTTTGTAACGCCCTCTAGTGGCAAAGCATGATATTTCAAATATCAACTCTATTTCTCTTTTGGCTTATTagcaaatgcatttttttttaaatatttaaatatcatGACAAAAATGCTAAGCTTGTAAAATGAGACTCAATCAGCATGTTGGAATCCCCTGGAGAACTTAAGGcgataaaaatacataaatggcCCTGACTGAAGTTTAGATGGGAAAAAAATACGtttttaagaaaatacaaaaaaactggcaaattttcatatatttaaacataaggTAAATACACtcaagaaaactttatttatcccaaaaGGGTTTTGTAGTTCATCCACATCAAAATCGAcagtcaaaaaacaaacacaacaaaacaaacaagatggTCTATGTCAGTTCCAGCTGTccaaacatacaaaaaagagagagagatagagaaagTCCGGGTTAAAATCCCAGATAAACTTATTTGTTTTGCTAAAGGGAACATGGTAGCCATGACTAGAAGGCATCATGagttatacatatatatatatatatatgtatgaatcttaaacttgtaaaaaatattaaactactatacatttttttctctagGATCTCTTTGTGTTGCTGGACCTGCTCGGTGGTCCTGATCCACTGATTGCAAATCACTTCGATAACACGGCACGCTGGTTTGACCGCCTGATTGCTGCAGGTATGCTCTGGCTGTAACTTTTatcataaatatttcaaatccTCCCTATCATTTGTCAGATCTCAGCTCTTTCCTCTCATTCTCAGAGAAGAAACTCCATCGACAAGGTCTGCTGATGTCTCACCCCTCAGAGCAGACGTACTTCAGGAAGGATGTTTACCTTGGACCTGTGCAAGATGACCACATCCCCTTCCTTCACAAAGGTGAGCAACAGCAAAGTGTGTGCTTTTGTGAGCTTCCACAATACATCTTCAGGTAGATTCTTAGCTTCCTATCCTTGACAAGAAGTAAAAACTACCCATGCTCCTAGCTTTAAGTATACTATGTAACACAAGCTGTCAGCCATCATtactaaaacttttttttttgttaaactttaCAGGCGTCCCTGTGCTGCATATCATCGCTACTCCCTTCCCTCAGTTCTGGCATACACTGGACGACACAGAGGAGAACATGCACCGTCCAACTGTGGAGAATCTCACAAAGATCATGGCTGTATTTCTGGCAGAGTACCTGGGTTTCTGAACACGAACCACAAGATATTGGTGGTGGATGTCCATTCAGAACCAATGAGAAATGAGCACGAGTGTAAGACTGGTGAGACAAGCTCAGCTGAGCTGGAATATCAGATACCAAAGACTTATCCCTGCCGGATTGTTCAGCTGGATGAGATGGATACTCTTGTCTAGAGGACACATGAAGTTAATAGTGTTAAACTTACTGTACAAGCTGAAGAGTGTTGTACAAAAGGAGCAGCTTAGAAATGTGGGTcgattttaaattaatatttttctttggtcctgtggaggtaaaaaaaaaaaaaaaagccttatcAGCCTTATTAGTTATTTACTCTGTtaatctgatggaaaaacacTTTGCCTTCTTAAAGAAAGACTTGTGATGAGCCGGAAAAAAGACAGCGGGCTCGTCTGAATAATTTATCCCAACTTTGCCTTCAGATCAGTGAAGATCCTTTTCACCATGGCCGTTTTTAAGTGCTCACTACATTACATTATTAACATAATTATGTTGCTTAAGCAAAAATCCAACACTTTTGCACCACTTGAAGCTCACCAtgatgtaaatttattttattcatatgtttaagcattcaaagaaaatgtttaaagtcacaaacactgaaacaaaccATGACAAGAAACATTCTGTCACTTCTGCATACAGCACACATGATAATATTCACCAGCATAGTCccttaaacaagtaaaaaaaaaaacctggtttattaaaaatgttgctCTGCCATGTGTGAAAATTGATTACACGGCTTTATGGTAGATATATGAACGGGTATCCAGCTACATGTTGTGTATGTGCTGTTCTGTGTAAACTGAAGTCCTGCTACTGTGTCTGTTCAGTCATGTTTTGATAATAAACTatactgaaagaaagaaaaagactttagATTGAGGAAGGAGCAGAAGAACTTGTCGGCTAAGTTAAATGTTTGAATGGCCTCCAGAaatatgatgaagaggagggggaggatgaAAGAGGGGTGGAGGATGTGGGCTTCCCTGAGGAGAAACATCATTGTCAGAAGATGGGTAATCTTCTTCTGAAGGTCCTCCAGTGAGTTGTATTTGGAAACTGAAGGAAGCGCTGAGGagcatcagaaaaaaacatgaaacacagtAGTTAATAATTTCCCATGTAATTATACCACAAGAGGGTGCTGTTACTTTACTATAAAACAATCAAAGCAATCATTTATTAATCTGAGACAGTGATTTCCAGGTAGATATTGGTCTATGATATTAGGAGCAATTGTTCATGGAATATTATGAACTGAGATAAAATGGGATCTTTGGACTGAtttgtagattttatttattatgtagctGACTAGAGGTGCAAATTTTTATTCTCATTGAATACTGGATATCTGTAGAGTAGTATAACAATTGCAAGGCAACTGAAGATTTTGAAGTGCACATAACATACTTTAACTAAAATACTGAGTAGgcctatttatttactgtttttttcattCACATCTACTGTGAGAAGTGTTGCTCTGCCAGCAGGAGCAGGCTCAAATTGTGGCAGCGGCAACATGCTGTGGTACTTCGGGCAATTGCCacaagatgctacagactgccGGAGCTGTTGCCATGAGCTGCCACAGCCAACACACAGCTGCTTTTCTTTGTGGAAACTGGTGTTAAGTTAAGAATACTTTAATACTTTGATCTTCCAATGATTCTCATTTCCAAGTAGTTAAATATTACTTAACCTTTAATGAGGTTACACatatggttgtttttaaatgtacaacTATTTTGAGACAGTGATTGTGTTCAGTTGAAGAAATAATTTCACTCTAAATGATTCATACATATCTTTAGACCTATGGCACAAATTTATGGGAATCTGATAAGCATCATGTCTTAAAATGTTTGTACAAATGAGATTCATGGAGCTAAAACTACAGCGTAGTTTAAATGATGGTGAGCTAAGGGGTGCTTGGCTCCTCTGAAAAATTTGTCAATGTTTgttaattcag encodes:
- the qpctla gene encoding glutaminyl-peptide cyclotransferase-like a isoform X1; amino-acid sequence: MMDRYVEAGLRAVADVTICFPRVCFSAVFTASCVKLPPTSLYKSSRRFKNVQQSNGGASFPGCDRVRMPRARILLLCLLGVLVLAVVLGVYLSNETASKHVNRMPAADLTKDRLSHKPSKLSPAQIRRLSSQVDITRLWETHLRPILRERVPGTQGSLTVQQHITSTLSSLSAGWSIDLDSFQSPTPRGQVTFTNIVATLDPTASRRLLMACHYDSKVLPPDPQASERVFLGASDSAVPCAMILELATSLDSQLKSFKQQKLPVSLQLVFFDGEESFEEWTATDSLYGSRHLAELMANMPHPAAPSHATMLQAVDLFVLLDLLGGPDPLIANHFDNTARWFDRLIAAEKKLHRQGLLMSHPSEQTYFRKDVYLGPVQDDHIPFLHKGVPVLHIIATPFPQFWHTLDDTEENMHRPTVENLTKIMAVFLAEYLGF
- the qpctla gene encoding glutaminyl-peptide cyclotransferase-like a isoform X2 encodes the protein MSRSSRRFKNVQQSNGGASFPGCDRVRMPRARILLLCLLGVLVLAVVLGVYLSNETASKHVNRMPAADLTKDRLSHKPSKLSPAQIRRLSSQVDITRLWETHLRPILRERVPGTQGSLTVQQHITSTLSSLSAGWSIDLDSFQSPTPRGQVTFTNIVATLDPTASRRLLMACHYDSKVLPPDPQASERVFLGASDSAVPCAMILELATSLDSQLKSFKQQKLPVSLQLVFFDGEESFEEWTATDSLYGSRHLAELMANMPHPAAPSHATMLQAVDLFVLLDLLGGPDPLIANHFDNTARWFDRLIAAEKKLHRQGLLMSHPSEQTYFRKDVYLGPVQDDHIPFLHKGVPVLHIIATPFPQFWHTLDDTEENMHRPTVENLTKIMAVFLAEYLGF